The following coding sequences are from one Augochlora pura isolate Apur16 chromosome 6, APUR_v2.2.1, whole genome shotgun sequence window:
- the LOC144471730 gene encoding TBC1 domain family member 19 isoform X1, with product MMLENTEDCEDIVQKKAAERLTEEIQSMANYKSLYVEIQKLVASTAVKRGDFKNTLMEALKSNGLETEIRNTVFHWTRSQSSMSLLTPPPAESSDLSFLKKAQVQWERRIQKSLNSTCNELNVALARIRPREDREELSEKWNELSTYDIDLSQYRPLYAPKDFLDVLFAIRNPAFKRQTDELNWEFSHIQIRVKSLAQLRRVYAELAKGMPMLGVNPDMQSSENYANLEEERIHLGEKVLRSNHAPIAQEFLKRGAPRSLRGRLWSLVLGSIVKENDVEYYEELKNMVLQYDIVIDNLIIKDVQLTARNDDQYFVFEDVLYKTMLCFSRDSEVLTPVTTDKSAGGQVIHAVLQGKPATLENTLVFPPSGVIPFHGFTMYATPFCYLYDDPCAMYFTFRAFYLRYWFRLHTVSNHKQGIVALCLLFERSLQCYEPLLWVYFRNCHIQPIKVVFKWIMRGFSGHLPPEQLLYLWDLILGYDSLEIIPLLAVAILSFRKENLMQVNTLQSVEVGKCDLLDYNFSIKTHLLFTGRFSRFIFYKSNSVITISFTDRMKAVGVP from the exons ATGATGTTGGAGAATACGGAGGACTGTGAGGATATTGTGCAGAAGAAGGCTGCTGAAAGGTTAACAGAAGAAATACAGAGCATGGCTAATTACAAAAGTCTTTATGTCGAAATTCAG AAACTTGTAGCTTCGACAGCGGTAAAGAGAGGTGATTTTAAAAACACGTTAATGGAAGCTTTGAAAAGCAACGGTCTCGAAACAGAGATTCGAAATACAGTTTTTCATTGGACAAGGTCTCAA AGCTCCATGTCTTTGTTGACGCCACCACCAGCGGAATCGAGTGatttaagttttttaaaaaaagctcAAGTACAATGGGAGCGCCGTATACAGAAATCATTGAATTCTACATGCAACGAATTAAACGTCGCTTTGGCTCGTATTCGGCCAAGAGAAGACCGCGAAGAATTGTCTGAGAAATGGAACGAATTGAGCACATACGATATCG ATTTATCACAATACAGACCACTGTATGCTCCAAAAGATTTTTTGGACGTTTTATTTGCCATACGAAATCCTGCTTTCAAAAGACAAAC AGACGAATTGAATTGGGAATTCAGTCACATACAAATTCGCGTGAAGAGTCTCGCTCAATTG AGACGCGTGTACGCAGAGCTTGCCAAGGGAATGCCGATGTTGGGAGTCAATCCAGATATGCAGAGTTCTGAGAATTATGCGAATTTAGAAGAGGAAAGGATTCATCTTGGTGAAAAAGTGTTGCGATCCAATCACGCACCGATCGCACAAGAGTTTTTGAAGCGCGGCGCTCCTCGATCGCTTCGTGGACGTCTTTGGTCCCTTGTCTTGGGATCCATAgtgaaagaaaat gatgtagaatattatgaagaattaaaaaacatgGTACTACAGTACGACATAGTTATAGATAACTTAATAATAAAG gATGTACAATTAACAGCCAGAAATGACGACCAGTACTTTGTATTCGAGGATGTTttgtataaaacaatgttatGTTTTTCACGTGATTCGGAGGTATTGACACCTGTAACCACCGATAAAAGTGCTGGCGGACAAGTGATACATGCGGTTTTACAAGGAAAACCAGCAACTTTGGAGAACACTTTGGTATTTCCACCGAGCGGTGTAATTCCTTTTCATGGATTTACAATGTACG CTACTCCATTTTGTTATCTGTACGACGACCCTTGCGCAATGTATTTTACCTTCAgagcattttatttgcgatatTGGTTCCGTTTACATACCGTATCCAATCATAAACAAGGCATAGTTGCGTTATGTCTACTTTTTGAAAGATCACTTCAGTGTTATGAGCCCCTTTTGTGGGTGTATTTTAGGAACTGTCATATCCAACC AATCAAGGTTGTTTTCAAATGGATCATGAGAGGTTTTAGTGGTCACCTTCCTCCAGAACAATTGCTTTATCTGTGGGACTTAATTCTAGGCTACGATTCTTTAGAAATTATCCCCTTGCTTGCAGTGGCTATTTTAAGCttcagaaaagaaaatttgatgcAAGTCAATACTTTACAAAGCGTAGAGGTAGGAAAATGCGATTTGctcgattataatttttcaataaaaacgcATCTTCTTTTTACAGGCCGTTTTAGCAGATTTATCTTCTATAAAAGTAATTCCGTTATTACAATTAGCTTTACTGATAGAATGAAAGCTGTAGGCGTGCcatag
- the LOC144471730 gene encoding TBC1 domain family member 19 isoform X3, with the protein MMLENTEDCEDIVQKKAAERLTEEIQSMANYKSLYVEIQKLVASTAVKRGDFKNTLMEALKSNGLETEIRNTVFHWTRSQSSMSLLTPPPAESSDLSFLKKAQVQWERRIQKSLNSTCNELNVALARIRPREDREELSEKWNELSTYDIDLSQYRPLYAPKDFLDVLFAIRNPAFKRQTDELNWEFSHIQIRVKSLAQLRRVYAELAKGMPMLGVNPDMQSSENYANLEEERIHLGEKVLRSNHAPIAQEFLKRGAPRSLRGRLWSLVLGSIVKENDVEYYEELKNMVLQYDIVIDNLIIKDVQLTARNDDQYFVFEDVLYKTMLCFSRDSEVLTPVTTDKSAGGQVIHAVLQGKPATLENTLVFPPSGVIPFHGFTMYATPFCYLYDDPCAMYFTFRAFYLRYWFRLHTVSNHKQGIVALCLLFERSLQCYEPLLWVYFRNCHIQPIKVVFKWIMRGFSGHLPPEQLLYLWDLILGYDSLEIIPLLAVAILSFRKENLMQVNTLQSVEAVLADLSSIKVIPLLQLALLIE; encoded by the exons ATGATGTTGGAGAATACGGAGGACTGTGAGGATATTGTGCAGAAGAAGGCTGCTGAAAGGTTAACAGAAGAAATACAGAGCATGGCTAATTACAAAAGTCTTTATGTCGAAATTCAG AAACTTGTAGCTTCGACAGCGGTAAAGAGAGGTGATTTTAAAAACACGTTAATGGAAGCTTTGAAAAGCAACGGTCTCGAAACAGAGATTCGAAATACAGTTTTTCATTGGACAAGGTCTCAA AGCTCCATGTCTTTGTTGACGCCACCACCAGCGGAATCGAGTGatttaagttttttaaaaaaagctcAAGTACAATGGGAGCGCCGTATACAGAAATCATTGAATTCTACATGCAACGAATTAAACGTCGCTTTGGCTCGTATTCGGCCAAGAGAAGACCGCGAAGAATTGTCTGAGAAATGGAACGAATTGAGCACATACGATATCG ATTTATCACAATACAGACCACTGTATGCTCCAAAAGATTTTTTGGACGTTTTATTTGCCATACGAAATCCTGCTTTCAAAAGACAAAC AGACGAATTGAATTGGGAATTCAGTCACATACAAATTCGCGTGAAGAGTCTCGCTCAATTG AGACGCGTGTACGCAGAGCTTGCCAAGGGAATGCCGATGTTGGGAGTCAATCCAGATATGCAGAGTTCTGAGAATTATGCGAATTTAGAAGAGGAAAGGATTCATCTTGGTGAAAAAGTGTTGCGATCCAATCACGCACCGATCGCACAAGAGTTTTTGAAGCGCGGCGCTCCTCGATCGCTTCGTGGACGTCTTTGGTCCCTTGTCTTGGGATCCATAgtgaaagaaaat gatgtagaatattatgaagaattaaaaaacatgGTACTACAGTACGACATAGTTATAGATAACTTAATAATAAAG gATGTACAATTAACAGCCAGAAATGACGACCAGTACTTTGTATTCGAGGATGTTttgtataaaacaatgttatGTTTTTCACGTGATTCGGAGGTATTGACACCTGTAACCACCGATAAAAGTGCTGGCGGACAAGTGATACATGCGGTTTTACAAGGAAAACCAGCAACTTTGGAGAACACTTTGGTATTTCCACCGAGCGGTGTAATTCCTTTTCATGGATTTACAATGTACG CTACTCCATTTTGTTATCTGTACGACGACCCTTGCGCAATGTATTTTACCTTCAgagcattttatttgcgatatTGGTTCCGTTTACATACCGTATCCAATCATAAACAAGGCATAGTTGCGTTATGTCTACTTTTTGAAAGATCACTTCAGTGTTATGAGCCCCTTTTGTGGGTGTATTTTAGGAACTGTCATATCCAACC AATCAAGGTTGTTTTCAAATGGATCATGAGAGGTTTTAGTGGTCACCTTCCTCCAGAACAATTGCTTTATCTGTGGGACTTAATTCTAGGCTACGATTCTTTAGAAATTATCCCCTTGCTTGCAGTGGCTATTTTAAGCttcagaaaagaaaatttgatgcAAGTCAATACTTTACAAAGCGTAGAG GCCGTTTTAGCAGATTTATCTTCTATAAAAGTAATTCCGTTATTACAATTAGCTTTACTGATAGAATGA
- the LOC144471730 gene encoding TBC1 domain family member 19 isoform X2 translates to MMLENTEDCEDIVQKKAAERLTEEIQSMANYKSLYVEIQKLVASTAVKRGDFKNTLMEALKSNGLETEIRNTVFHWTRSQSSMSLLTPPPAESSDLSFLKKAQVQWERRIQKSLNSTCNELNVALARIRPREDREELSEKWNELSTYDIDLSQYRPLYAPKDFLDVLFAIRNPAFKRQTDELNWEFSHIQIRVKSLAQLRRVYAELAKGMPMLGVNPDMQSSENYANLEEERIHLGEKVLRSNHAPIAQEFLKRGAPRSLRGRLWSLVLGSIVKENDVQLTARNDDQYFVFEDVLYKTMLCFSRDSEVLTPVTTDKSAGGQVIHAVLQGKPATLENTLVFPPSGVIPFHGFTMYATPFCYLYDDPCAMYFTFRAFYLRYWFRLHTVSNHKQGIVALCLLFERSLQCYEPLLWVYFRNCHIQPIKVVFKWIMRGFSGHLPPEQLLYLWDLILGYDSLEIIPLLAVAILSFRKENLMQVNTLQSVEVGKCDLLDYNFSIKTHLLFTGRFSRFIFYKSNSVITISFTDRMKAVGVP, encoded by the exons ATGATGTTGGAGAATACGGAGGACTGTGAGGATATTGTGCAGAAGAAGGCTGCTGAAAGGTTAACAGAAGAAATACAGAGCATGGCTAATTACAAAAGTCTTTATGTCGAAATTCAG AAACTTGTAGCTTCGACAGCGGTAAAGAGAGGTGATTTTAAAAACACGTTAATGGAAGCTTTGAAAAGCAACGGTCTCGAAACAGAGATTCGAAATACAGTTTTTCATTGGACAAGGTCTCAA AGCTCCATGTCTTTGTTGACGCCACCACCAGCGGAATCGAGTGatttaagttttttaaaaaaagctcAAGTACAATGGGAGCGCCGTATACAGAAATCATTGAATTCTACATGCAACGAATTAAACGTCGCTTTGGCTCGTATTCGGCCAAGAGAAGACCGCGAAGAATTGTCTGAGAAATGGAACGAATTGAGCACATACGATATCG ATTTATCACAATACAGACCACTGTATGCTCCAAAAGATTTTTTGGACGTTTTATTTGCCATACGAAATCCTGCTTTCAAAAGACAAAC AGACGAATTGAATTGGGAATTCAGTCACATACAAATTCGCGTGAAGAGTCTCGCTCAATTG AGACGCGTGTACGCAGAGCTTGCCAAGGGAATGCCGATGTTGGGAGTCAATCCAGATATGCAGAGTTCTGAGAATTATGCGAATTTAGAAGAGGAAAGGATTCATCTTGGTGAAAAAGTGTTGCGATCCAATCACGCACCGATCGCACAAGAGTTTTTGAAGCGCGGCGCTCCTCGATCGCTTCGTGGACGTCTTTGGTCCCTTGTCTTGGGATCCATAgtgaaagaaaat gATGTACAATTAACAGCCAGAAATGACGACCAGTACTTTGTATTCGAGGATGTTttgtataaaacaatgttatGTTTTTCACGTGATTCGGAGGTATTGACACCTGTAACCACCGATAAAAGTGCTGGCGGACAAGTGATACATGCGGTTTTACAAGGAAAACCAGCAACTTTGGAGAACACTTTGGTATTTCCACCGAGCGGTGTAATTCCTTTTCATGGATTTACAATGTACG CTACTCCATTTTGTTATCTGTACGACGACCCTTGCGCAATGTATTTTACCTTCAgagcattttatttgcgatatTGGTTCCGTTTACATACCGTATCCAATCATAAACAAGGCATAGTTGCGTTATGTCTACTTTTTGAAAGATCACTTCAGTGTTATGAGCCCCTTTTGTGGGTGTATTTTAGGAACTGTCATATCCAACC AATCAAGGTTGTTTTCAAATGGATCATGAGAGGTTTTAGTGGTCACCTTCCTCCAGAACAATTGCTTTATCTGTGGGACTTAATTCTAGGCTACGATTCTTTAGAAATTATCCCCTTGCTTGCAGTGGCTATTTTAAGCttcagaaaagaaaatttgatgcAAGTCAATACTTTACAAAGCGTAGAGGTAGGAAAATGCGATTTGctcgattataatttttcaataaaaacgcATCTTCTTTTTACAGGCCGTTTTAGCAGATTTATCTTCTATAAAAGTAATTCCGTTATTACAATTAGCTTTACTGATAGAATGAAAGCTGTAGGCGTGCcatag
- the LOC144471730 gene encoding TBC1 domain family member 19 isoform X4, with the protein MSLLTPPPAESSDLSFLKKAQVQWERRIQKSLNSTCNELNVALARIRPREDREELSEKWNELSTYDIDLSQYRPLYAPKDFLDVLFAIRNPAFKRQTDELNWEFSHIQIRVKSLAQLRRVYAELAKGMPMLGVNPDMQSSENYANLEEERIHLGEKVLRSNHAPIAQEFLKRGAPRSLRGRLWSLVLGSIVKENDVEYYEELKNMVLQYDIVIDNLIIKDVQLTARNDDQYFVFEDVLYKTMLCFSRDSEVLTPVTTDKSAGGQVIHAVLQGKPATLENTLVFPPSGVIPFHGFTMYATPFCYLYDDPCAMYFTFRAFYLRYWFRLHTVSNHKQGIVALCLLFERSLQCYEPLLWVYFRNCHIQPIKVVFKWIMRGFSGHLPPEQLLYLWDLILGYDSLEIIPLLAVAILSFRKENLMQVNTLQSVEVGKCDLLDYNFSIKTHLLFTGRFSRFIFYKSNSVITISFTDRMKAVGVP; encoded by the exons ATGTCTTTGTTGACGCCACCACCAGCGGAATCGAGTGatttaagttttttaaaaaaagctcAAGTACAATGGGAGCGCCGTATACAGAAATCATTGAATTCTACATGCAACGAATTAAACGTCGCTTTGGCTCGTATTCGGCCAAGAGAAGACCGCGAAGAATTGTCTGAGAAATGGAACGAATTGAGCACATACGATATCG ATTTATCACAATACAGACCACTGTATGCTCCAAAAGATTTTTTGGACGTTTTATTTGCCATACGAAATCCTGCTTTCAAAAGACAAAC AGACGAATTGAATTGGGAATTCAGTCACATACAAATTCGCGTGAAGAGTCTCGCTCAATTG AGACGCGTGTACGCAGAGCTTGCCAAGGGAATGCCGATGTTGGGAGTCAATCCAGATATGCAGAGTTCTGAGAATTATGCGAATTTAGAAGAGGAAAGGATTCATCTTGGTGAAAAAGTGTTGCGATCCAATCACGCACCGATCGCACAAGAGTTTTTGAAGCGCGGCGCTCCTCGATCGCTTCGTGGACGTCTTTGGTCCCTTGTCTTGGGATCCATAgtgaaagaaaat gatgtagaatattatgaagaattaaaaaacatgGTACTACAGTACGACATAGTTATAGATAACTTAATAATAAAG gATGTACAATTAACAGCCAGAAATGACGACCAGTACTTTGTATTCGAGGATGTTttgtataaaacaatgttatGTTTTTCACGTGATTCGGAGGTATTGACACCTGTAACCACCGATAAAAGTGCTGGCGGACAAGTGATACATGCGGTTTTACAAGGAAAACCAGCAACTTTGGAGAACACTTTGGTATTTCCACCGAGCGGTGTAATTCCTTTTCATGGATTTACAATGTACG CTACTCCATTTTGTTATCTGTACGACGACCCTTGCGCAATGTATTTTACCTTCAgagcattttatttgcgatatTGGTTCCGTTTACATACCGTATCCAATCATAAACAAGGCATAGTTGCGTTATGTCTACTTTTTGAAAGATCACTTCAGTGTTATGAGCCCCTTTTGTGGGTGTATTTTAGGAACTGTCATATCCAACC AATCAAGGTTGTTTTCAAATGGATCATGAGAGGTTTTAGTGGTCACCTTCCTCCAGAACAATTGCTTTATCTGTGGGACTTAATTCTAGGCTACGATTCTTTAGAAATTATCCCCTTGCTTGCAGTGGCTATTTTAAGCttcagaaaagaaaatttgatgcAAGTCAATACTTTACAAAGCGTAGAGGTAGGAAAATGCGATTTGctcgattataatttttcaataaaaacgcATCTTCTTTTTACAGGCCGTTTTAGCAGATTTATCTTCTATAAAAGTAATTCCGTTATTACAATTAGCTTTACTGATAGAATGAAAGCTGTAGGCGTGCcatag